The Saimiri boliviensis isolate mSaiBol1 chromosome 19, mSaiBol1.pri, whole genome shotgun sequence genome contains the following window.
gcattagattctcaaaaggagcatgcaacctagatccctcacatgtgcagctcacaacagggtttgtgctcctatgagaatctaatgctgctgctcatccaacaggaggcggagctcaggtgatAATGCTAGcacactcacctcctgctatgcggCCCAGTTCCtgacaggccatggactggtatgGTCTGTGGCCTGGGGTTTCGGAACACCTGATCTATACTACTGCATTGTAGGCTCTAAAGGAacttaaacacagaaaaatactggAAAGAGAGAAGGTGTCTATAGAACACAAACATGTCAATCAGCAAAGGCACTGTGTATCTATTCCTGAGTAGTTACCTGTCCCCTTCCCTTCAGTTGCCCTCAGCCATGCTTTCGGTGTCACATTCTTTTGGTGGTTCTCCTCCTCCTGGCAACTCACTCTCAATTTCCCAGAGGACATCGTCTTCCTCCTCCAAGTTGCTAGAGATATGGCACTTCTTGAACCCTTGGACAATGGACTCACTTGAGATGCTATTCCACGCGACCATGACCCACTCCAGAAAGAGGCCCAGGGGTGGCTTCTTAGCATTCCCTGTTGGGCTCAGTGCCAGGTTTCCAGCCAGAAGCCAGTTGGAGTACTGGGCCCGTACACTGTCATTCAGTGGCTTGTAGACCACGACATCCAGCACCTGAAGCTGTGAGGTCAGACCCCCTGGGATGATCACCATGTCAGTGTTCATGCTTTCCATGGAGTTCTTCACGGAATCTGTGGCATGGCCCCGGAAGCCATTCAAGATGAGCATCCCTCGCTGCTTAGGCACCGCTCCTGTCCTCCGTCTCCACACCACTTCCAACCAGTCCTGCATCAAGTCTTCAGTCATCCACCCATACCGGTGGCAGCGGATTTCCATCCCACTGGGAAACTTCCCTGGGGGAATATACGTTCCCCTCAAAATGATGTACGGAGGTAACTTCCTCCCATCAGCCAAGACACCAAGCATTGCTGtgattttcagtttttccctGCCTGGTGTCTTGACCAAGACAGGCTTTTCGCCCTGGTTATCAACAGTTACCCGTGACGGCACCTCTAAACAAATGGGCGTCTCATCTGCATTCCCCATCTGAGCTACCTCATAGTCATGTGCCCTGCGCAGAGCCAGGACACTGCGCTGGTAAGTGACAAGTTTCTCAGTCAGGTCTTCTGGCAGGTGCTGGGGCACAGGCACTTTATGCCTCAGAGACAGGTCATACCTTCTCATCATTCTTCGACACCAACCCAAGCTTGCCTTGAACCCTTTCTCTGGAATGTTCATTTCCTGGGCGATTTCGAGAGCTTTCAGCTGCATCGCCTCCCGGGTGATGGGGTCCCCTTTGGCCTGCATGTATCTGACATATTCGGCCACACGTTGGTCCACCAGAGCAAACCTCCCATTCTTCGGGCCTCGGAATGCCCGCCGCATGGCATGGGCGTTTTGAAGCTGTGGCTTCACTTTGCGCCAGTCTCGAACATTTTTTTCCAATACTCCAAACTGCTTGGCAGCCTGGCAGTTGTTGGTGCTCTCAGCATATTCCACCACCATCAGCTTGAACCCTGCGTCGTAACTGCGGCGCATGCCCCGGCTGAACTGAAACTTCCCAGCTATGTCGTCAGCTGAGAGGTCATACCCTGGGAAGCCCATGGCCATGTAGAAGGGGTACCCCTCACTCCACTCGGGCAGCTCTGTGATATCCCGAGGCAGACGGAGGCCAAAGCTGTCGAAGTGCTGAGGCTGAGGAAAGTGGGAGGTAGCATTCATTGGGCTTGGCCAGTCTGGAGGCTTGACGTCAGATTCTTCATTTTCTGAGAGACAAATAGGGAAGGGCAAAAATAATGCCAATAAGTAAAATGACTTATACCCTGATTTTTGGAGGTTGAAATGCCAAGAATACCCTAATTGATGTTCACCAAAAGTAGTAAGTTCAATAACAGGTAACATTGCAAGTCCTTATCCATATGCCAATTTATATGGACTACCCACATCCAGTTCTCTCAGTAATTGTAAGTTACTGTTCCTTCTTTGCTATGGAGGTTACATAATACAGCAAGGTAGCCAAgccagaaagtggcagagctgggaattGAACATAGGCACCAAGCTTGGACCAAATAATCTGGGGGCTATGTTTGCGCCAAAATACTTTTTATGTGAATGAGAAGCCAAATGTAAACCACACTACCATATAATAATTGCCATATAATAATTACAGAGATACTTCATGGCCTGAAGCATATCCCTTTTGAACCAAGAAGACCTATAGCCAAAACCATGCTTAGCAAAGAGAGGCTTATGAGGCAGAAAATTCGTTCTTGCACATTAATGGTAGAGCTGGGCTTCACTTTATATTTAGAAGGTGGTCAcagagaccaggtgcagtggctcatgcctatgatcccagcactttgggaagccagggtgggcggactacaaggttaagagattgagaccatcctagccaacacagtagcccatccctactaaaaatataaaaattatctgggcatggtggtgcgtgcctgtagtctcagctacttgggaagctgaggcaggagagtcactagAACCCacgaagtggaggctgcagtgagctgagattgcaccactgcactccagcctgatggcagagcaagactctgtctccaaaaaaaaagaaggtggtcACAGAAATTGAATAGGATTTGGGGAAATTACCCTATCTCACCCAAACTAACTAAAATGCCATCAGTTGTAGGATGCATCACTATGTgtcattaagaaagaaaacactacTAATTAAGCTGTGACATGCCATTGATTTTAAGAGGCATTCTCAATTTCAGAGACAGTAAAGCAATGGGGGAAAAACATGTCTTAGAGTTAGTGAAATACGGCATTTTAAACTCTTACTTCtggagaaaagacaaaactattccAGCCATCTGGAAGCAATGCCATATTCATTCAACTGCAGCCACACTAACCATTTTTCTTGATAAAGGACTAGGTACTTCTTAAGATACATTTGCTCAAATGTATTGCTGTTGCTTTTTCTATCCAATATGAAATGGACAGGAAGCCGGGTAACTCAGGAAGTGTGCTCCCTCTCACTATTCTTTGTTTGCAGAGGTGCACGGTATGCTACTGAGGTAGCCCTGTTCAGCCACAAGGTGCACTAGACCAAATGCCGCACAAGCTCATTTCACTTCATCCACATAGAAGGTCATACATCGAGTCTTGTTACTCAGAGCTGACAAAGGAAGAACAGAAGCTCTGAGGTAAAAGCagttgcctaaggtcacacattTAGCACTTCGagagagatattttaaaactccaaagcCCATAATCCTTCTATCTCACTGTTAAATACCCCATGGAATGGCCACTGAAAATCCCACTTCAGTGTTCCCAGCGGGACGGACGCTGGACGGATTTACTTGTAGTACCTGCAGAGGTGCCTCCTTGGAGCTGCCACTCGTCACAATTCTGAgactcctcctccccttccaaCCGGGTGATCATGTCTGGCTTAGGGAATGGGAATTCTGTTTACAGGAAATAAAATAGGTAACAGCTGCGTGTTACTGTCCTGGAGCACTACCAGAATGAGTAATATACTTAAGAACTACTCTCCCCTTCTTTGTGAAAACAAGGGGAGAAGGCTTAGGgatacttaaagaaaaaagataacgGAAAATGGATCTGTCCAAGGAAATGGATGGATCTCTCCTAATGAGGATGGTACTGGCACCGACAATAAAAGAACTGCAtttagaagggaagagaaggaatgcAGCTGCTGATCCAATGATTTGGTACCTGTATGAGCAAACTGGGAAATCTCTTCAAATGGGTACTTCTGCTGATAAAATGGATGATATCAatttggggtgggggctggggagaggagtCTTTGGGAGTGTGTGTCCCCAAGCTTCTGAGGCTGACAGGATAACAAGGCCTGCCTTCCCTCCTAAGGGACAGTGAGGCACAGGCCCAGATCCATGGGGACATttcttggggtttttttccttaaaatgcgAATGCCTGGGTTGAAAGGGCAGTTCTGAGGCAGCACGGGTTGCTGAGTAGGACAGCACAGTATTTATATACTGcccaaacaaaaaactggaaattaaaTGGGGATAGACATTGAGGGGGCAGGGCCTAAGTTCAGGAGAAAGGGATGTTGGATATACCAGAGAAGAGAATCATGTAAACAGTTCTCTGGGCTCAGAGCTTCCAGGAGACAAAGGAAAGCAAAGCTTTACCCAGGGACAGGACGGTTTCATAATTCATCCTCATGACTTCCCGGTACAGGGCCTTTTGTTGCTCCGTCAAAACTTCCCACTCCTCATCGGAAAAATATATGGCCACCTCATCAAACAGGGCTGGTACCTGGAAGAGTGAACAGCCCTTTCTCAATGATCAACAGCCACATGCACGCAGACAGACTTTCAGACCAGACAGGACCTTACAGACAGCCTGGCACAGCCCCTCCTCTCACAGGTCAGGTAAGGGACCCTGACCCAGGGGAAAACAGACTGTCCACATTCATACAGCTGCTAGAGGCCAATGAGGGCAAGAGCACAATCCTGTGCTCACACAGCGGCTGCCACCCTCAGTTCAGATAAGGTAAGCAGCACCTTGAGAAGAAAACTAACCCTACCATGATCACCGGGTGGGGGACATTGGGACATTGTATCCTCATGCGCTGCAGTGAGAGCTGCTCACGGCTCACTTCTGACCCACCCACACCCAGATAGTGTCTCACCAACACACTCACCCCCAATTCCCTCCCACCCCAGAAAAGGACCCTTGGCTCGGGGTGAGTTAGGTTTGTAAATTTGAATAGGATCACTGCCCTCCATGGGATCTTTGTGGTTTTCCAGGGCACTGCATTTCCAAGGGTACTTAACCAAAGTGTTAGACTTGGAACTTTCCAAAGCTGCCCAGGGAGGAGCCCTACTTGGCCTTTCCGATCCACAAGAGCATGAAGAGGAAAATAGAAGGGCTAATTAGAGCTTAAAGTATGTAATGAAATTCCAGAGCAAATTCATTCGCTTTGATCCTAGACCAGGTAGGCAGAAGCCCAAGTTCTGTGTCCCCCCTCACTgctcctctgcttcccagcccAGCACAAGGGGGCTCCTCAGTGGTCCAGGGCAGCCAAGCCACCCAAACCAACCTCCCCTCTTtgtttttcactgtattttttcgTTCAGTCATTAAAAACCCTACTCCGAAGCTCATCCTATTTAGTGATAAGGTGGCACTGGACAGCTTGTTGCAGGATGGTTATTTTGTATTCTTGACTTCGAAGCTATTTCCCAAAGCTCTATCTTAGGTCTGAGTGATTATGATGTTGTTTTTCCTCAGTGTAGAAAATCAGTGTCCATACACTATATAGACTGTAGCCACTTCAGGGGTGAGGCCATCAGTCACATGCATTGGCCTTTCCTCCCTGACCCATGGAAGCCCCCTTGTTCTCTCCCTACTTCCACAGCACCTCACATGTAGGAAGCACATACCAGGAAAGGCCCTGTAACtgcttcatttattaatttattcccTACAACGGGCCTGTGGAGAAGCAGatacctctattttttttttttcctctgagacagagtcttgctctgttgcccagggtggagtgcagtggcacaatcttggctcactgcaacctctgcctcctgggttcaagcaattctcctgcctcagcctcccaaatagctggggttacaggtgtacgccaccacacctggctcatttttgtatttttagtagagacgaggttttaccatgttggccaggctggtcttaaactcccgatctccccaccttagcctcccaaagtgctgggattacaggtgtgagccactgtgccctattTAATCAAATAGATTAAAATGATTCTATTAAATCAAATAGAATATGGGCTCAGAGAGGTCTCATTTCCAGTCTAACGTCATAGGCAATAAATGGCAGGGTTGCATTTTGGACCCAGCACTGCCTAACCCCAAGGCTCCAGCAATACCAAGCACAGCTGTCTCCTGATGACTAACCCTCAACTCTCTGTAGCTCTGTGCTCCCCTTGTACTCAGCTGTGTACTGTTCCCTGAACAACCATTCCCTGATGCCCCCATACCTTGGCCCATAATCTCTCCCACCCTTGAAAGACCTCCCCTTTCTTGGTCTAGCTGACACCCACCCATCTTCCAGGACTCAGCCCAAACGCCCTGCTCCCTGGGAAGCCTGCTCTACCATACTGTGAACACACTCACATGTCCCTGTGATGCCCTGGCTCCACGCTCCCGGGGCACTCGTCACACCGTAGAATTCTTTTGGTGGACTGTCTGCTCCCTCCACTAGAATCTGAGCTCCCTGAAGGCAGAATCTGTACTTACTCCTTTTTGCTTCCCTAAGCCTAGGACAGTTCCTGGAGCTAGGAGTCACTGAAAAACGTGTGTTTGAATATACAATCTAGGCAAATCTCTGGATTTCCCTTCTCTTGTTCCACTTGGAACTGTTTCAAAGAATCATTAAATTTTATCTGTCACAAAACCAAGCCTGCTCTTTGGAGTAAGAATGGCCAAAAATCCCTAAGTGTAAAATACAAGGCGGTAAAACGGATTCGTCTCCAGGCTTTCCTCAG
Protein-coding sequences here:
- the POGK gene encoding pogo transposable element with KRAB domain isoform X2 codes for the protein MESAAYPLNLTLKEEEEEEEIQSRELEDGPVVMQKVRICSEGGWVPALFDEVAIYFSDEEWEVLTEQQKALYREVMRMNYETVLSLEFPFPKPDMITRLEGEEESQNCDEWQLQGGTSAENEESDVKPPDWPSPMNATSHFPQPQHFDSFGLRLPRDITELPEWSEGYPFYMAMGFPGYDLSADDIAGKFQFSRGMRRSYDAGFKLMVVEYAESTNNCQAAKQFGVLEKNVRDWRKVKPQLQNAHAMRRAFRGPKNGRFALVDQRVAEYVRYMQAKGDPITREAMQLKALEIAQEMNIPEKGFKASLGWCRRMMRRYDLSLRHKVPVPQHLPEDLTEKLVTYQRSVLALRRAHDYEVAQMGNADETPICLEVPSRVTVDNQGEKPVLVKTPGREKLKITAMLGVLADGRKLPPYIILRGTYIPPGKFPSGMEIRCHRYGWMTEDLMQDWLEVVWRRRTGAVPKQRGMLILNGFRGHATDSVKNSMESMNTDMVIIPGGLTSQLQVLDVVVYKPLNDSVRAQYSNWLLAGNLALSPTGNAKKPPLGLFLEWVMVAWNSISSESIVQGFKKCHISSNLEEEDDVLWEIESELPGGGEPPKECDTESMAEGN
- the POGK gene encoding pogo transposable element with KRAB domain isoform X1 — its product is MGCSGHHTDPHLLLQFSSEMESAAYPLNLTLKEEEEEEEIQSRELEDGPVVMQKVRICSEGGWVPALFDEVAIYFSDEEWEVLTEQQKALYREVMRMNYETVLSLEFPFPKPDMITRLEGEEESQNCDEWQLQGGTSAENEESDVKPPDWPSPMNATSHFPQPQHFDSFGLRLPRDITELPEWSEGYPFYMAMGFPGYDLSADDIAGKFQFSRGMRRSYDAGFKLMVVEYAESTNNCQAAKQFGVLEKNVRDWRKVKPQLQNAHAMRRAFRGPKNGRFALVDQRVAEYVRYMQAKGDPITREAMQLKALEIAQEMNIPEKGFKASLGWCRRMMRRYDLSLRHKVPVPQHLPEDLTEKLVTYQRSVLALRRAHDYEVAQMGNADETPICLEVPSRVTVDNQGEKPVLVKTPGREKLKITAMLGVLADGRKLPPYIILRGTYIPPGKFPSGMEIRCHRYGWMTEDLMQDWLEVVWRRRTGAVPKQRGMLILNGFRGHATDSVKNSMESMNTDMVIIPGGLTSQLQVLDVVVYKPLNDSVRAQYSNWLLAGNLALSPTGNAKKPPLGLFLEWVMVAWNSISSESIVQGFKKCHISSNLEEEDDVLWEIESELPGGGEPPKECDTESMAEGN